One region of Quercus lobata isolate SW786 chromosome 2, ValleyOak3.0 Primary Assembly, whole genome shotgun sequence genomic DNA includes:
- the LOC115977788 gene encoding uncharacterized protein C6G9.01c-like encodes MMPKKSSSKKAKQMRENNNAVEEEDPSLVTEKSSSKKAKQMQENNNAVEEEKPSLVQKKAASEIDKIFAGKKRKKSESERTENPNEEATGNSKKTKKKKKDKGSNDSEFTEPPSRPRKKTNDGFTVYTEEELGINKADAGSTPLCPFDCSCCF; translated from the coding sequence ATGATGCCAAAAAAGAGTTCTTCTAAAAAGGCTAAGCAAATGCGAGAAAATAATAATGCTGTGGAAGAAGAAGACCCCTCTCTGGTGACAGAAAAGAGTTCTTCCAAAAAGGCTAAGCAAatgcaagaaaataataatgctgtggaagaagaaaaacccTCTTTGGTGCAGAAAAAAGCTGCTAGTGAGATTGATAAAATCTTTGCaggaaagaagaggaagaaatcGGAATCTGAAAGGACTGAAAACCCTAATGAAGAAGCAACTGGAAATTCTAAGAAGactaagaaaaagaagaaggataaagGTTCTAATGATAGCGAGTTCACTGAGCCACCTTCCCGGCctagaaaaaaaacaaatgatggGTTTACTGTTTACACAGAAGAGGAGTTGGGTATCAATAAGGCTGATGCTGGAAGTACCCCATTATGTCCATTTGattgttcttgttgtttttgA